The Anabaena sp. PCC 7108 region TTGTTAACTGATAATCTGCCAAAACAAATAAAAGCTGTACTAGTCAACCAAAAAAATATTAAGTTTGAGGGCATAAAGCCTTCAATGGATTTATCTAAAAAACCTGCTACTAGTATTAAACTATGAGCAAAGGTTAAGGTTCTAATCAGATTCCAATAGTCATGACGCTTGTTACCTGGAGCATAATTTCCTTGGATGGCTAAAGCTCCGATTTGAATCGAAATAGATATCAATAATGACGGAAATAAGTAATTTCTGTCTGTATAAAAATTTGTACGTAGTTTAATTAATAACCATGCAAGTAATAATAATGATGTATCAACTGTTACTAAAGTTATTAATCTTCGCCACCAGTCTCCTTTACGGACTCTAGTAAAGGTCGATGCGCGTATATCGGTAGGAAACTGGCTTAATTGATTGATGACTCTTTGCTTTTTTAGCATATTTTTAGCTTGAATCAAAATTGAGATGGTTTGCTTAAAGATACACTGATTGCATGAATAACTGGAGTTTAGACTAAGTCTTCTTACTTAGAACTGTGAGCTTTGAACTTAGTTTTTGATCAGGTTTGCAAGGTTCTGATTTAAGAGTAATCACGTAAGTTGCTACTTAGGAAAAAGATGGCTCTTGACAAAAATTACGCCAATTACTCATCACTTTTTCTATGTCCAAACTCAATGGATCACAACTGGGGTGAATACAAATTGCGTAAAGTAACTTACAAAAGAAGGGAACAGGGAACAGGGAACAGGGAACAGGGAACAGGGAACAGGGAACAGATAAGAAACTAAAGTTTAAGAGTTTACAGCTCAGTCAAAAAAAGGATGTTTTTACAAGGAGAGTGACACGAAAAAAACAGTGTCATTATTTCAATCTCATGTTTTTAAACATGAGTTTTTCCTGTTAAGAGTTGCTTCCTGTTCCCTCTGAAAAATAAAGGTGTTGCATAATTGCGGGATGATTTGAGAATATGCATCAATATATAATCACCGCGTCTCCGTGTCCCCGTGTCCCCGCGTCAGCCTCAATCATCCCCTTATTCAGCAACGCCCAAATAAATAGGCAAGTCCTGACTAGTTAAAACCAGTATAGATTTTAGTAGCCAGTATATTATTTAATAAATATACTAGGTTTGCATCCGTAATTATACTATAATACCAGCATCTTAGATTTTTTTAGTCAATTTTAGTAAAAAGTTGTTATTTTTAACAAATTTATATAGTTCTAGGACAATATTTTGTCCTATTTTTAGGTCTAATCCTGATTTATTTATGATGTAAGTAAGTGAAAATGATACTAAATACTCACTTAACAACCCAAAAAATCGAACTCGTTATGTTATTGCTGTTCCCGCTAAATAAGCCGTTGTCCAAGCACTTTGGAAGTTAAAGCCACCTGTAATTCCATCAATATCCAAGATTTCACCGGCAAAATATAAACCAGGTACTAACTTACTTTCCATGGTTTTAAAATTAACGTCTTTCAGATTAATTCCCCCACAGGTAACAAATTCTTCTTTAAAAGCGCCTTTGCCATTAATTAAGTATTCTCCCTGAGAGATTTCTTGAATTAATTGATTTAAGGTTTTGTGAGATATACCTGCCCAGCGATCTTCAGTATTAATACTGGCACGGTTAATTAGATATTGCCAGAGGCGATGAGGTATGTCAACACCACGATGTAAAGCGATCGCTTTTCTTGGCCATTCTTGTTTTACAGCTAAAAGCTTTTCTCTGATTTCCTCTTGCTGTAAATTGGGTAAGCAATTGATGAATAATTTGGCTTGATAGCGATGTTCATGGAGGATTCTTGCACCCCAAGCCGAAAGTTTGAGTACTGCTGGTCCACTGACACCCCAATGGGTGATTAACAAGGGGCCTGTTTGTTGTAATCGGGTTTTACCTGTGACTGATAACCGTAAATCTACGGAACTTAGGCTAATTCCGGCTAATGCACGTAGTTTGGGATCTGCAATGTTAAATGTAAATAAGGATGGAACAGGTGTTTCGATGTGATGACCTAATTCCCTGGCGAGTTTATGACCGATAATGCTGCTACCTGTAGCCAGAAGCAAGCGATCGCAATATTTCTTTTCTCCTGACTTGAGAATAATTTCAAAACCCTCATTTTGTCGGTTGACAGCAATCACGGGTGTCCCAATACTAAGTTCTAATCCAGCCGTAAATGCAGCTTTAATCAAACATTCGGCAATGGTTTCCGAACGATCTGTAATTGGGAACATCCGCCCATCAGCCTCAGTTTTCAAATTTACACCATGTGCAGCAAACCAATCTACGGTGTCTAAAGGTTGAAAACGCGTGAAAGCACCCCGCAAGGCTTTTCCACCTCTGGGGTAATTTAGGACTAACTCTTCTGGGGAAAAACACGCGTGAGTGACATTACAGCGTCCCCCACCAGAAATTAACACTTTCGCCAAAGGTTGACGACTGGCTTCAATTAATGTCACTTTGGCTTCAGGATTAGCTTCGGCACAAGCGATCGC contains the following coding sequences:
- a CDS encoding NAD(P)/FAD-dependent oxidoreductase — translated: MLPLQIVVIGGGAAGFFGAIACAEANPEAKVTLIEASRQPLAKVLISGGGRCNVTHACFSPEELVLNYPRGGKALRGAFTRFQPLDTVDWFAAHGVNLKTEADGRMFPITDRSETIAECLIKAAFTAGLELSIGTPVIAVNRQNEGFEIILKSGEKKYCDRLLLATGSSIIGHKLARELGHHIETPVPSLFTFNIADPKLRALAGISLSSVDLRLSVTGKTRLQQTGPLLITHWGVSGPAVLKLSAWGARILHEHRYQAKLFINCLPNLQQEEIREKLLAVKQEWPRKAIALHRGVDIPHRLWQYLINRASINTEDRWAGISHKTLNQLIQEISQGEYLINGKGAFKEEFVTCGGINLKDVNFKTMESKLVPGLYFAGEILDIDGITGGFNFQSAWTTAYLAGTAIT